In the Populus trichocarpa isolate Nisqually-1 chromosome 1, P.trichocarpa_v4.1, whole genome shotgun sequence genome, one interval contains:
- the LOC7490955 gene encoding phospholipid:diacylglycerol acyltransferase 1 has product MASIRRRKPVEPRNTSVQKEEEDEEEEVEEDYSKNKHRRKSDKKSKPKWSCVDNCCWIVGCICVTWWTLLFLYNVMPASLPQYVTEAITGPLPDPPGVKLRKEGLKAKHPVVFVPGIVTAGLELWEGHQCADGLFRKRLWGGTFGEVYKRPLCWVEHMSLDNETGLDPPGIRVRPVCGLVAADYFAPGYFVWAVLIANLARIGYEEKTMYMASYDWRLSFQNTEVRDQTLSRIKSSIELMAEANGGNKAVIIPHSMGVLYFLHFMKWVEAPAPMGGGGGPNWCAKHIKAVINIGGPFLGVPKAVAGLFSAEARDIAVARAIAPGVLNNGFQTMQHIMRMSRTWDSTMSMIPKGGDTIWGDLDWSPEEGYTPMKSKQRNTDTQKASQDGPESEISQTKRANYGRIISFGKDVAEALSSDIERIDFRDAVKGQSVANTSCRDVWTEYHDMGFGGIKAVAEYKVYTAESMIDLLRFVAPKMMERGSAHFSYGIADNLDDPKYQHYKYWSNPLETKLPNAPEMEIFSLYGVGVPTERAYVYKLSPSAECAIPFQIDTSADEQDEDSCLKGGVYSVDGDETVPVLSSGLMCAKVWRGKTRFNPSGSRTYIREYAHSPPANFLEGRGTQSGAHVDIMGNFALIEDVMRVAAGATGEELGGDQVYSDIFKWSEKVNLQL; this is encoded by the exons ATGGCCTCTATTCGTCGCCGAAAACCCGTCGAACCCAGGAACACCTCAGTACAAAAAGAGGAGGAGGACGAGGAGGAAGAAGTAGAGGAGGACtatagcaaaaacaaacaccgTAGGAAGAGTGACaaaaaatccaaaccaaaatGGTCATGTGTAGACAACTGTTGTTGGATTGTTGGGTGCATATGCGTAACCTGGTGGactttattgtttctttacaACGTTATGCCTGCTTCTCTCCCTCAATATGTGACTGAGGCAATCACTGGTCCTTTGCCTGATCCACCTGGTGTAAAGTTGAGGAAAGAAGGACTCAAGGCAAAACATCCTGTGGTTTTTGTTCCTGGAATTGTAACTGCAGGGCTTGAGCTGTGGGAAGGGCATCAGTGTGCTGACGGGTTGTTTAGGAAAAGGCTTTGGGGTGGAACTTTCGGTGAAGTGTATAAAAG GCCTCTCTGCTGGGTAGAACATATGTCTCTAGACAATGAAACTGGATTGGATCCTCCTGGTATAAGGGTCAGGCCTGTCTGTGGACTTGTGGCAGCCGATTACTTTGCTCCGGGATATTTTGTTTGGGCAGTTTTGATTGCTAATTTGGCACGCATTGGATATGAGGAGAAGACAATGTACATGGCATCATATGACTGGAGACTTTCATTTCAGAACACTGAG GTTCGTGACCAAACATTAAGCCGCATCAAGAGTAGTATTGAACTTATGGCTGAAGCAAATGGTGGAAACAAGGCTGTTATTATACCACATTCCATGGGTGTTTTGTACTTTCTGCATTTTATGAAGTGGGTGGAGGCACCAGCTCCAATGGGTGGCGGGGGTGGTCCAAATTGGTGTGCTAAGCATATCAAGGCAGTGATTAATATTGGTGGACCTTTTTTAGGTGTTCCAAAAGCTGTTGCTGGTCTTTTCTCTGCTGAAGCGAGGGATATTGCAGTTGCCAG GGCTATTGCACCTGGTGTCTTGAACAATGGCTTTCAGACAATGCAACATATAATGAGAATGTCTCGCACATGGGATTCAACCATGTCAATGATTCCTAAAGGTGGAGACACTATTTGGGGTGATCTTGATTGGTCGCCTGAGGAAGGATATACTCCTATGAAGAGTAAGCAAAGAAATACTGACACCCAGAAAGCAAGCCAAGATGGCCCTGAAAGTGAGATCTCTCAAACAAAGAGAGCTAATTATGGAAGGATCATATCATTTGGGAAAGATGTAGCTGAGGCACTTTCATCTGACATTGAGAGGATTGACTTCAGG GATGCTGTTAAAGGCCAAAGTGTTGCAAACACCTCCTGTCGCGATGTGTGGACAGAGTACCATGACATGGGATTTGGAGGTATTAAAGCTGTTGCAGAATATAAGGTTTATACTGCTGAATCTATGATAGATCTGCTGCGCTTTGTTGCCCCAAAGATGATGGAGCGTGGCAGTGCTCATTTCTCTTATGGAATTGCTGACAATTTGGATGATCCAAAATACCAGCACTACAAATATTGGTCAAACCCCTTGGAGACAAA ATTGCCCAATGCCCCAGAAATGGAGATTTTTTCCCTGTATGGAGTGGGCGTACCAACTGAAAGAGCTTATGTTTACAAGTTATCTCCTTCAGCCGAGTGCGCTATTCCATTTCAGATTGATACGTCAGCTGATGAACAAGATGAAGACAGCTGTCTGAAAGGTGGAGTCTATTCTGTTGATGGGGATGAGACTGTTCCTGTTTTAAGTTCAGGTTTAATGTGTGCTAAAGTTTGGCGTGGGAAAACGAGGTTCAATCCTTCAGGAAGTCGAACGTACATTAGAGAGTATGCTCATTCTCCTCCGGCAAACTTCTTAGAAGGCCGGGGCACCCAAAGTGGTGCTCATGTTGATATAATGGGAAACTTTGCTTTGATTGAGGATGTAATGAGAGTGGCAGCTGGTGCTACAGGAGAAGAATTGGGGGGAGATCAAGTTTATTCAGATATATTTAAGTGGTCTGAGAAGGTCAACCTACAACTGTGA